The Arachis duranensis cultivar V14167 chromosome 2, aradu.V14167.gnm2.J7QH, whole genome shotgun sequence genome has a window encoding:
- the LOC107475138 gene encoding protein trichome birefringence-like 3 — protein MKHHMRGKLPRPIIITTICVLFFVAALYAERLSLISSRTSIFKFKPCSRKYSKAKSNERKSEVLANTSWIDDRFDFDAEECNVANGKWVFNKSIEPLYNDTSCPYIDRQYSCLKNGRPDSDFLRWEWQPEDCTLPRFNPTVALKKIQGKRLLFVGDSLQRNQWESFVCLVQGIIPRKQKSMKRGRVHSVFKAKEYNATIEFYWAPFLVESNSDIHIIGDPKKRIIKVDAIQERAKNWTGVDILVFNTYVWWMSGLRVNALWGSFANGEEGYEELETPIAYKLGLKTWANWVDSTIDPNKTRVFFTTMSPAHTKSEEWGHKDGVKCFNETKPVRKKNHWGSGSNKGMMSVVASVVKKMKVPVTVINITQISEYRIDGHSSVYTETGGKLLDEEEKANPKNADCIHWCLPGVPDTWNQIFLAML, from the exons atgaagCACCACATGAGAGGAAAGCTTCCTCGCCCAATCATTATCACCACAATTTGTGTTCTTTTCTTTGTAGCTGCTTTGTATGCTGAGAGGCTCAGTCTCATTTCCTCAAGAACATCCATCTTCAAGTTCAAACCATGTTCTAGGAAGTACAGCAAAGCAAAATCTA ATGAGAGAAAATCAGAGGTATTAGCAAATACATCATGGATTGATGATAGGTTTGATTTTGATGCTGAAGAGTGCAATGTTGCAAATGGGAAATGGGTGTTTAACAAATCAATAGAGCCTTTGTACAATGACACAAGCTGTCCCTACATAGATAGACAATATTCTTGTTTAAAAAATGGAAGGCCAGATTCTGATTTCCTCCGTTGGGAGTGGCAGCCTGAGGATTGCACCTTGCCAAG ATTTAATCCAACGGTGGCTCTGAAAAAGATTCAAGGCAAGAGGCTACTTTTCGTAGGAGATTCACTGCAGAGAAATCAATGGGAATCATTTGTGTGTTTGGTCCAAGGTATCATCCCTCGCAAGCAAAAGTCTATGAAACGAGGTCGTGTTCATTCGGTTTTCAAAGCCAAG GAATATAATGCTACAATTGAATTCTATTGGGCACCATTCCTTGTTGAGTCCAACAGTGATATCCACATAATtggagatccaaagaagagaaTAATAAAAGTTGATGCTATTCAAGAGAGAGCTAAAAACTGGACAGGGGTTGATATTCTTGTATTCAACACCTATGTTTGGTGGATGAGTGGCCTCAGAGTTAATGCATT ATGGGGTTCATTTGCTAATGGAGAAGAAGGGTATGAAGAATTGGAGACACCAATTGCTTACAAATTAGGGTTGAAGACATGGGCCAATTGGGTGGACTCAACTATTGATCCTAACAAAACTCGAGTCTTCTTCACAACTATGTCCCCTGCACACACTAA aagCGAAGAATGGGGCCACAAGGATGGTGTGAAATGCTTCAATGAGACAAAGCCAGTGAGGAAAAAGAACCATTGGGGAAGTGGTTCCAATAAGGGAATGATGAGTGTGGTGGCAAGTGTTGTGAAGAAAATGAAGGTTCCAGTGACAGTGATCAACATAACACAAATATCAGAATATAGAATTGATGGCCATTCCTCAGTTTACACTGAAACAGGTGGcaaattgttagatgaagaggaAAAAGCTAACCCTAAAAATGCAGATTGTATACATTGGTGTTTGCCTGGAGTTCCAGATACTtggaatcaaatctttttggcTATGCTGTAA